The Hymenobacter sp. DG01 genome has a segment encoding these proteins:
- a CDS encoding HAD family phosphatase, whose product MPTKLPNLLFDFGGVIINIDYNLTREAMRRHGSSIEFTQAAQAELFDLMETGRLTPEEFRKGLREHYQLTATDAELDAAWNAMLLDVPAERLALIAELRAQGHQTALLSNTNQIHIEEINRRLRKQYGFGHGIADCLDRVFYSQEVGWRKPGEEIFRHALEQMNWKAEETLFIEDSPQHIETARRLGLRTLFLTPPLTLQDALPAALRAFPREYSAPV is encoded by the coding sequence ATGCCAACCAAACTACCCAACCTGCTCTTCGATTTTGGGGGCGTCATCATCAATATTGATTATAACCTGACCCGGGAGGCCATGCGCCGGCACGGCAGCAGCATTGAGTTCACCCAGGCAGCCCAGGCCGAGCTGTTCGACCTGATGGAAACCGGCCGCCTCACGCCCGAGGAGTTCCGCAAGGGCCTGCGGGAGCATTACCAGCTGACTGCCACCGACGCCGAGCTGGACGCGGCCTGGAATGCCATGCTGCTGGATGTACCCGCCGAGCGGCTGGCCCTGATTGCCGAGTTGCGGGCCCAGGGCCACCAAACGGCCCTACTTTCCAACACCAACCAGATTCATATTGAGGAAATCAACCGGCGCTTGCGGAAGCAGTACGGCTTCGGGCACGGCATAGCCGACTGCCTGGACCGGGTGTTCTATTCCCAGGAGGTAGGTTGGCGCAAGCCCGGCGAGGAAATTTTCCGGCATGCCCTGGAGCAGATGAACTGGAAGGCTGAGGAAACGTTATTCATTGAAGACAGCCCCCAGCACATTGAAACGGCCCGCCGGCTGGGGCTGCGCACCTTATTCCTGACCCCGCCGCTCACGCTGCAAGACGCTTTGCCCGCCGCTCTCCGTGCCTTTCCCCGAGAATACTCCGCCCCTGTCTGA
- a CDS encoding site-2 protease family protein, giving the protein MPFPENTPPLSDITPAPHHFPNPGPVPPAEDDDVEAAFTRYERPALPRWARYSLHLLLLLLTLVTTTFEGLVLVAGALGQAYAPYELLAGPWQNLWPAVQPGLWYAVPFLGVLLVHEFGHYFTARYYRIRATLPYFIPLPMGFGTFGAVIRIKDRIFSRREFFDVGLAGPLAGFIVAVGVLAYGLTHLPPLDYLYNIHPEYRFYGSRYAQYVYQAGQGAGTVLAQPLLFRAMAATLADPALLPHPNELVHYPLLVAGILSLFFTALNLLPIGQLDGGHIVYGLLGPRRAARVSVVLFVGFIFYAGLGLFSLASDETTWLYWAGPYAVYLFLVFRRVVPTVRRALLLGGAVWLAQVALASAFPGLEGNPGWLVFGLVLARLTGIFHPPAPDERPLSAGRKVLGWLMLVIFVLCFTPFPLTFR; this is encoded by the coding sequence GTGCCTTTCCCCGAGAATACTCCGCCCCTGTCTGATATCACGCCAGCGCCCCACCACTTCCCCAACCCGGGCCCCGTGCCCCCGGCGGAGGATGACGATGTAGAGGCCGCCTTCACGCGCTACGAGCGCCCCGCCCTACCCCGCTGGGCCCGCTACAGCCTGCACCTGCTGCTGCTACTGCTCACGCTGGTAACCACCACCTTCGAGGGCCTGGTGCTGGTGGCCGGTGCACTGGGGCAGGCCTACGCCCCCTATGAGCTGCTGGCCGGCCCCTGGCAGAACCTTTGGCCGGCCGTGCAGCCGGGCTTGTGGTATGCCGTGCCCTTTCTGGGTGTGCTGCTCGTGCATGAGTTCGGCCACTACTTCACGGCCCGCTACTACCGCATCCGGGCAACCCTGCCTTACTTCATTCCTCTGCCTATGGGGTTTGGTACGTTCGGGGCCGTTATCCGCATCAAGGACCGGATTTTTTCCCGGCGCGAGTTTTTCGATGTGGGCCTGGCCGGGCCTCTGGCAGGGTTTATAGTAGCGGTAGGAGTGCTGGCCTATGGCCTCACGCATTTGCCCCCGCTGGACTACCTCTACAACATTCACCCGGAGTACCGCTTCTACGGCTCCCGCTACGCCCAGTACGTGTACCAGGCGGGTCAGGGCGCGGGTACGGTGCTGGCTCAGCCCCTGTTGTTCCGGGCCATGGCCGCCACCCTAGCCGACCCGGCCCTGCTGCCCCACCCCAACGAGCTGGTGCACTACCCCCTACTGGTGGCCGGAATCCTCTCGCTATTCTTCACGGCCCTCAACCTGCTGCCGATTGGTCAGCTGGATGGCGGCCACATTGTGTACGGCCTGCTGGGGCCGCGGCGGGCGGCCAGGGTATCGGTGGTGTTGTTTGTGGGCTTTATTTTTTACGCGGGCCTGGGCTTGTTTTCGTTGGCCTCTGATGAAACTACCTGGCTGTACTGGGCCGGGCCTTACGCGGTGTATCTGTTTCTGGTATTCCGGCGGGTGGTGCCAACGGTGCGCCGGGCCTTGCTGCTGGGCGGGGCCGTCTGGCTGGCGCAGGTGGCGCTGGCCTCGGCTTTTCCCGGGCTGGAAGGCAACCCCGGCTGGCTGGTGTTCGGGCTGGTGCTGGCTCGCCTGACTGGCATTTTTCACCCGCCGGCCCCCGATGAGCGGCCGCTTTCCGCGGGCCGCAAGGTGCTGGGCTGGCTGATGCTGGTTATTTTTGTGCTCTGCTTTACGCCCTTTCCGCTTACATTCCGCTAA